A genomic window from Aquitalea aquatilis includes:
- a CDS encoding AraC family transcriptional regulator — protein MSEAAEGDAGLTRAVVERYHQAWKQRRLEDILALYHPQVSYHDFLQNRVFRLAELRDYVQASLPQGEAERLEHCDRIRVDGDTAFIQYQLVLRGSGGLASFQSSEAISVRDGLIWRVREYATLQHGSKAGSGATSQRSPLQRLGLSARQLGRMAEDLHSYFRLQQPYLQADCNLAAVASATGYSRNQLSYLLNQVLGQSFYRYVNQARLQHLLASLPAADSMARIDQLAFAAGFNSLSVFYRCFRDHTGLTPATWLRRFPCGSAQTTSQPDKD, from the coding sequence ATGAGCGAGGCGGCCGAGGGCGACGCCGGGCTGACCCGGGCCGTGGTGGAGCGCTACCACCAGGCGTGGAAGCAGCGCCGGCTGGAGGACATTCTGGCGCTGTACCACCCGCAGGTGAGTTATCACGACTTCCTGCAGAACCGGGTGTTCCGGCTGGCCGAGCTGCGTGACTACGTGCAGGCGTCCCTGCCACAGGGCGAGGCCGAGCGGCTGGAGCACTGCGACCGCATCCGCGTGGATGGCGATACCGCCTTCATCCAGTACCAGCTGGTGTTGCGCGGTAGTGGCGGGCTGGCTTCCTTTCAGAGCAGCGAAGCCATTAGCGTGCGCGACGGGCTGATCTGGCGCGTGCGCGAATATGCCACCCTGCAACACGGCAGCAAGGCTGGCAGCGGCGCGACCAGCCAGCGCAGTCCGCTGCAAAGGCTGGGCCTGTCGGCACGCCAGCTGGGGCGCATGGCGGAAGACCTGCACAGCTATTTCCGTCTGCAGCAGCCTTATTTGCAGGCCGACTGCAATCTGGCGGCCGTGGCCAGCGCCACCGGCTACAGCCGCAACCAGCTGTCCTATCTGCTCAACCAGGTACTGGGGCAAAGCTTTTACCGCTACGTCAATCAGGCCAGGCTGCAGCATCTGCTGGCCAGCCTGCCCGCCGCCGACAGCATGGCGCGCATCGACCAGCTGGCCTTTGCCGCCGGCTTCAATTCGCTATCGGTGTTCTACCGCTGTTTTCGCGACCATACCGGCCTGACCCCCGCCACCTGGCTGCGGCGTTTTCCGTGCGGGTCCGCACAGACGACCAGCCAGCCGGACAAGGACTAA
- a CDS encoding NAD(P)/FAD-dependent oxidoreductase: MGATHNISLWMEQLGDSLQPRPALHGDIEADVAIVGAGFTGLWTAYYLKQQAPDLNIVVLEAEIAGFGASGRNGGWVIGEVLGEDRLLAGLDPLARSHSRALLHDIPDEVGRVIAREGIDCHYRKGGVLYCAARYPEQESRLRQQLVDWRAHGHGEEDYRWLEVAELNQQLRLATPYGAVFSPHVATIQPARLVRGLAACVEGMGVAIHEQSRVDTLRAGELRTAHGRVRARWVVPAVEGYASTLPPFGRYQLPVQSLIIATEPLSEALWQEIGLEHGQAFSENSRQVSYGQRSRDNRLVFGARGGYRFGGRLRQNFNLSPDEINLRRQLMVELFPMLAGARITHGWGGNLGAARRFQPHMVCDAGHGLAWAGGYGGEGVGASNLAGRTLAELMLGKDTLLTRQPWVKTVASLGRWEPEPLRWLGYNAIIKSFVWEDQTLNNPASPPWQRRLVQRLADRMESLMR; encoded by the coding sequence ATGGGCGCAACACACAATATCAGCCTGTGGATGGAACAGCTGGGCGACAGCCTGCAGCCGCGCCCGGCGCTGCACGGCGATATCGAAGCCGATGTCGCCATTGTCGGTGCCGGCTTTACCGGGCTGTGGACGGCTTATTACCTGAAACAGCAGGCCCCGGATCTGAACATCGTGGTGCTGGAAGCCGAGATCGCCGGCTTTGGCGCATCCGGCCGCAATGGTGGCTGGGTGATTGGCGAGGTGCTGGGCGAAGACCGGCTGCTGGCCGGGCTGGACCCGCTCGCCCGCAGCCATAGCCGCGCACTGCTGCATGACATTCCCGACGAAGTGGGCCGGGTCATCGCCCGCGAAGGCATTGACTGCCACTATCGCAAGGGCGGGGTGCTGTACTGTGCCGCCCGCTATCCCGAGCAGGAAAGCCGGCTGCGCCAGCAACTGGTCGACTGGCGCGCCCATGGCCACGGCGAGGAAGACTATCGCTGGCTGGAGGTGGCCGAATTGAACCAGCAGCTGCGTCTGGCCACGCCGTATGGCGCGGTGTTTTCGCCCCATGTGGCCACCATTCAGCCGGCGCGGCTGGTACGTGGCCTCGCCGCCTGTGTCGAAGGCATGGGGGTGGCCATCCACGAACAAAGCCGTGTCGACACGCTGCGTGCCGGCGAGCTGCGCACCGCCCACGGCCGGGTGCGGGCGCGCTGGGTGGTGCCGGCGGTAGAAGGCTATGCCAGCACCCTGCCGCCGTTTGGCCGTTATCAGTTGCCGGTGCAAAGCCTGATCATCGCCACCGAACCCTTGTCCGAGGCGCTGTGGCAGGAAATCGGACTGGAACACGGCCAGGCCTTCAGCGAAAACAGCCGGCAGGTCAGCTATGGCCAGCGCAGCCGCGACAATCGGCTGGTGTTTGGTGCCCGTGGCGGCTATCGCTTTGGTGGCCGGCTGCGGCAGAACTTCAATCTCAGCCCGGACGAAATCAATCTGCGCCGCCAATTGATGGTGGAGCTGTTTCCCATGCTGGCCGGGGCGCGCATTACCCATGGCTGGGGCGGCAATCTGGGTGCGGCACGGCGTTTTCAGCCCCATATGGTGTGCGATGCCGGCCACGGTCTGGCCTGGGCCGGTGGCTATGGCGGTGAGGGCGTGGGTGCCAGCAATCTGGCTGGCCGTACCCTGGCCGAGCTGATGCTGGGCAAGGACACACTGCTGACCCGCCAGCCCTGGGTAAAAACCGTGGCCAGCCTGGGCCGCTGGGAGCCGGAGCCACTACGTTGGCTGGGCTACAACGCCATCATCAAGAGCTTTGTCTGGGAAGACCAGACGCTGAACAACCCCGCCAGCCCGCCATGGCAGCGTCGGCTGGTGCAGCGGCTGGCCGACCGGATGGAAAGCCTGATGCGCTAG
- a CDS encoding cupin domain-containing protein, producing the protein MSITLLPQCGALPLSAASPVAMPLSLPHAATRVHAVERPDGVETGVWECSPGRWRRQIMQAEFCHFIQGRCRFIPDDGEAIDIRAGDALFFPANSAGVWEVTETVRKSYVLWPD; encoded by the coding sequence ATGTCGATTACCCTGCTGCCGCAATGCGGCGCGCTTCCGCTATCCGCAGCCAGCCCGGTGGCCATGCCGCTGAGCTTGCCGCACGCGGCCACCCGCGTGCATGCCGTCGAGCGCCCGGACGGCGTGGAAACCGGCGTGTGGGAATGCAGCCCCGGCCGCTGGCGGCGCCAGATCATGCAGGCGGAGTTTTGCCACTTTATCCAGGGGCGTTGCCGCTTTATCCCCGATGATGGGGAGGCCATCGACATTCGCGCCGGCGATGCACTGTTTTTTCCCGCCAATAGCGCGGGGGTGTGGGAGGTGACGGAAACCGTGCGCAAATCCTATGTGCTGTGGCCGGACTGA
- a CDS encoding GGDEF domain-containing protein, producing MFNTASDQPLALPGRWRVTIPKALWPEFEGYIWQHHRGFLLLTNIIAALAFFSYVLADSLLIPDMAQASLLLRAALLLVALLDIWLVFGRSRNVLLMDQLMPLHDLIATVAWFELLKRSHSPDVPTFLYASLIFIVFANLGVRVSFKGALASSLAISLVIMGNVALMNPQDSKPLLVFSLVYLPVLLFCLFMSWNTTSSVRLAFYASREEARCKNELSSLNRRLQMLASTDALTQVGNRRAFDLQLEQLWLQMGQHGRPFALLLVDIDFFKPYNDHYGHLAGDHVLAEVASAMVGSLRSGQARAFRYGGEEFAILLQSGHQDELQHIAQRLLQQVAALQVEHRHRPDGLPHLTISVGAALSSLPGLRHATDLLACCDRMLYRAKQQGRNQLQLATDAMAVGSD from the coding sequence GTGTTCAATACTGCATCAGACCAGCCGCTCGCCTTGCCAGGCCGCTGGCGGGTCACCATCCCCAAAGCACTGTGGCCGGAATTTGAAGGCTATATCTGGCAGCATCATCGCGGTTTCCTGCTGCTGACCAATATCATCGCCGCGCTGGCATTTTTCTCTTATGTGCTGGCCGATTCCCTGCTGATTCCTGACATGGCGCAAGCATCACTGCTGCTGCGCGCTGCCCTGTTGCTGGTGGCCTTGCTGGATATCTGGCTGGTGTTTGGCCGCAGCCGCAACGTCCTGCTGATGGACCAGCTGATGCCGCTGCACGACCTGATTGCCACCGTGGCCTGGTTCGAGCTGCTCAAGCGCAGCCACTCGCCGGATGTGCCCACTTTTCTCTATGCCTCGCTGATTTTCATCGTGTTCGCCAATCTGGGCGTGCGGGTGTCGTTCAAGGGTGCGCTGGCCAGCTCGCTGGCCATTTCACTGGTGATCATGGGCAATGTGGCGCTGATGAACCCGCAGGACAGCAAGCCGCTGCTGGTGTTCTCGCTGGTCTACCTGCCGGTGCTGCTGTTCTGCCTGTTCATGAGCTGGAATACCACCAGCAGCGTGCGGCTGGCTTTTTATGCCTCACGGGAAGAAGCAAGGTGCAAGAACGAACTGTCCTCGCTGAACCGGCGGCTGCAAATGCTGGCCTCCACCGATGCGCTCACCCAGGTGGGCAACCGCCGCGCCTTTGATCTGCAGCTGGAGCAGCTCTGGCTGCAGATGGGCCAGCATGGCCGGCCCTTTGCCCTGCTGCTGGTGGATATCGATTTTTTCAAACCCTATAACGACCACTATGGCCATCTGGCAGGCGACCATGTGCTGGCCGAGGTCGCCAGCGCCATGGTGGGCAGCCTGCGCAGCGGGCAGGCCAGAGCGTTCCGCTATGGCGGCGAAGAGTTTGCCATCCTGCTGCAAAGCGGCCATCAGGACGAGCTGCAGCACATCGCCCAGCGCCTGCTGCAGCAGGTGGCGGCCTTGCAGGTAGAACACCGCCACCGCCCGGACGGGCTGCCGCATCTCACCATCAGCGTGGGTGCGGCCTTGTCCAGTCTGCCGGGCTTGCGCCACGCCACCGACCTGCTGGCCTGCTGCGACCGCATGCTGTATCGCGCCAAGCAGCAGGGGCGCAACCAGCTGCAGCTGGCGACGGATGCCATGGCGGTGGGCAGCGACTGA